From Luteolibacter arcticus, one genomic window encodes:
- a CDS encoding DUF4062 domain-containing protein: MQTLTLFVSSPGDVRDERQAVGRIVERLQARYWNFIRLEPVLWEKEPLRATAHFNEELIRPSDCDLFVCILWSRLGSPLPSQFNRKDGTRFDSGTEWELEEATDAFEERAAKKDAKAKPDILVYRRMSEPPSGGDEGAKREQKKKLDAFCERFFFNKDKTIRRAFSPYETVDEFLALFEQHLEKLLLRHIRLQSGLAEDAVRPLPLEGSPFKGLGTFDFEDAPLFFGRNRPIAEALAKLKENHSAGHAFLLIYGGSGYGKSSLMRAGLAPRLTADGYLPEVGEWCGTCLLPVEGGAPPLETLARAIVEAVPDLGKLRDTSGKGAPAPAPVPAPSSKRKKKGRGKPQQVIKAAEPVWDAARLARMLAKPEDLVFAIAAIVAGLDRVRAGKPAHLLVLIDQLEEIFTASDVTAEMRDAYFHVLAALAMSRRVWVVATMRSEFFPRVPEHRDLFQLVRHGGGYILSPPDLPELHQIIRYPALAAGLQFERHPETGRDLSEQIYQDAADAHDALPLLEFTLEELYQRRRDNVLAWAAYEELGGLAGAIARRAQETYDALPSETRRQAAKQIFGELVTLDAANEGPATRRRAKLAELREVHAGAPAFLTAFTEAKLLVTGSEHDTATVTLAHEALITHWPVLKQWIEDHRDLLLARRRLEDSTRLWAEGNRSPRFFLTEGRLAEAERVAASGVFRLSADEGELVRLSRLRARRKLRLFQGATAVFAVLAVAAGVLGVVARNKQRQAEVAEDKANTAAAETRRSLAAADFDSGAARIAAGSPDEALPFLLASLDSDPKNVDAQALLLDTLRRTAWNFPEIELKHPLPVRMLSFGKNRNTLFAATDSSSSAEGFNTTLRWDLAKPAISSMLAPHWGEITLTLSASPGGKHLIVQRDYKHLGDAFLCNAETMQVIARLPVTRARTIPATCFAWSTNGALLAYPANPAPGSPAASSFVWRIVAAASGQTLRESGPLPPTAAAPLSAQLDGVRLRAIAADGSLLEMPIQPNAAERRGKVEIPFDFAVFSPDGGDLLAALPQEDREEPRHEIIEIRDENGQFESSLRDVTADDGWASPTALAERFPWSNWASPFWEKMFGQPGGTAPPLRVTGSLLESTDGNATRMPIRAESQIESVAASGNRVAVGTASGMLTVHEFLEPLGHRLPPAKDLPEDLPENEGEAGWKTVAGDTRGQIQVRGRDWRLKAKEGDRITPIERYPGWMWVCDAALPADSAFIVQAGYSAGSGGYSSAGMVVSDAATGEILTDLEPVSEIRSVTFLGDRHRVAAMGAMEVIVADVEKNGFRQVTTLPVVDARAIYYIAGRELLAVATTGSVSVFDARDFSPVLTLPFAQAAHGTDWEQTRHAWAHDATNEWLAYRRDRQLDVWSLRSGRRLVSSLPLPSADVVPGFAEKDGMTGLALSGTVEAFVPLARTGGLEAPQIAALRGLSECLAGMRFAEGSRALAAIDPQRRHELAKGLDAGAAEPLLPGAKDLLARMVTLVPRTSAPAIWEPVWERLALGGGESQRIARWAADLGKDHPWFRGYIRNLIGRSDERFFTYLLREKPEGHEEDAQEPLPHDYDIGHLHRLAGDPEATGDFKQTAWLVLRTASAGKDLTDDAAREEFPDLDFEALAKLEPAALEALRKALDEGEQSDWRIKLIDELGKRPAALARLDGRVAATLAAWEADQTPARALDHAEALAFRGEVAKAAEFLAGKIPDDTALTLEQAHFLISSRLATTCPVALERALDALGSPWLRAAWVSSPGENLPARVERTMTAVDGQGRAAISALHAALRANDPDAIATALRLAKDLPRPVRDYATARTLWALGKKAEVFALWPDDLPDFRELEEASDWGGWEAVMYWEETDKFLDQLNQMAATLKAPEDAAIEDLRALGERLLDKEATATFGAKRVREALVSCALGLADDAGSAELVTKMVDHARLAGASHPDCLRIEARSFMAQGDFTSAYARWLQLIDNAESGLVAADYVYAARCVLEDMQDAAAMELLNLGKERFPTDASFAADAAWLLLTTEHPEEAGVMLEHGFTIPYPEDQKQTATAMLLCAAEQTERTDRADQAYQELLALSPEWGDEKSLETLEWPEALKQTLLAVAKRNRGEAPRAKEVEEE, from the coding sequence ATGCAGACCCTAACGCTCTTTGTCAGTTCACCCGGCGACGTTCGCGACGAACGCCAAGCCGTCGGGAGGATCGTGGAGCGGCTTCAGGCGCGCTACTGGAATTTCATCCGGCTGGAGCCGGTGCTGTGGGAAAAGGAGCCGCTGCGGGCGACCGCGCATTTCAATGAGGAACTGATCCGCCCGTCCGATTGCGACCTCTTCGTCTGCATTCTGTGGTCGCGGCTGGGCTCGCCGCTGCCGTCTCAATTCAACCGCAAGGACGGCACCCGCTTCGACTCCGGCACCGAATGGGAGCTGGAGGAGGCCACCGATGCCTTCGAGGAGCGCGCGGCAAAGAAGGACGCGAAGGCGAAGCCGGACATCCTGGTGTATCGCCGGATGAGTGAGCCGCCATCCGGCGGCGACGAGGGGGCGAAGCGCGAGCAGAAGAAGAAGCTGGATGCCTTTTGCGAGCGCTTCTTCTTCAACAAGGATAAGACGATCCGCCGCGCCTTCTCGCCGTATGAGACGGTGGATGAGTTCCTCGCGCTGTTCGAGCAGCACCTCGAAAAGCTGCTGCTGCGCCACATCCGCCTGCAAAGCGGGCTGGCGGAGGACGCGGTGCGGCCGCTGCCGCTGGAAGGCTCGCCGTTCAAGGGACTCGGCACCTTCGATTTCGAGGACGCGCCGCTGTTCTTCGGCCGCAACCGGCCGATCGCCGAGGCCTTGGCGAAGCTGAAGGAGAACCACTCCGCGGGCCACGCCTTCCTGCTGATCTACGGCGGCTCGGGATACGGCAAGTCCTCACTGATGCGCGCCGGCCTCGCCCCGCGCCTGACCGCCGATGGCTACCTGCCCGAAGTCGGCGAGTGGTGCGGCACCTGCCTGCTACCAGTGGAAGGCGGCGCGCCGCCACTTGAGACGCTCGCCCGCGCCATCGTCGAGGCGGTGCCGGATCTCGGAAAACTGCGCGACACTTCCGGTAAGGGAGCCCCCGCACCAGCGCCCGTCCCCGCCCCTTCCTCAAAGAGGAAAAAGAAAGGCAGGGGGAAGCCGCAACAGGTGATCAAGGCGGCCGAGCCGGTATGGGACGCGGCGCGACTGGCCCGGATGCTCGCCAAGCCGGAGGACCTCGTCTTCGCCATCGCGGCCATCGTCGCGGGGCTCGACCGCGTGCGCGCGGGCAAGCCGGCCCACCTGCTGGTGCTGATCGACCAGCTTGAGGAAATCTTCACCGCCAGCGACGTGACGGCGGAGATGCGGGACGCCTATTTCCACGTGCTCGCCGCGCTGGCGATGTCCCGCCGCGTCTGGGTGGTGGCCACGATGCGCAGCGAGTTCTTCCCGCGGGTGCCGGAGCATCGGGATTTGTTCCAGCTCGTGCGCCATGGGGGGGGGTATATCCTGAGCCCGCCGGATCTGCCGGAGCTTCACCAGATCATCCGCTATCCGGCGCTCGCCGCCGGCCTGCAATTCGAGCGGCATCCGGAAACCGGCCGCGATCTTTCCGAGCAGATCTATCAGGACGCCGCAGACGCGCACGATGCGCTGCCCTTGCTGGAGTTCACCTTGGAAGAACTCTACCAGCGCCGCCGCGACAATGTGCTGGCGTGGGCCGCCTACGAGGAACTCGGCGGCCTCGCCGGGGCGATTGCCCGCCGCGCGCAGGAAACCTACGACGCACTGCCATCCGAAACCCGCCGCCAAGCCGCCAAGCAGATCTTCGGCGAACTGGTCACGCTGGATGCCGCGAACGAGGGCCCAGCCACCCGCCGCCGCGCGAAGCTCGCGGAGCTGCGCGAAGTCCATGCCGGAGCGCCCGCATTCCTGACCGCCTTCACCGAGGCCAAGCTGCTGGTCACCGGCAGTGAACACGACACCGCCACCGTGACGCTCGCCCATGAGGCGCTGATCACCCATTGGCCGGTGCTCAAGCAGTGGATCGAGGACCATCGCGACCTGCTGCTGGCCCGCCGACGGCTGGAGGACTCCACCCGGCTGTGGGCCGAGGGCAATCGCTCGCCGCGCTTCTTCCTCACCGAAGGCCGGCTCGCCGAAGCCGAGCGCGTCGCCGCCAGCGGGGTCTTCCGCCTGAGCGCGGATGAAGGCGAGCTCGTCCGGCTCTCGCGCCTCCGCGCCCGCCGCAAGCTGCGGCTTTTTCAAGGAGCCACCGCCGTCTTCGCGGTCCTCGCCGTGGCCGCAGGCGTGCTCGGCGTGGTCGCCCGGAACAAACAGCGCCAAGCCGAAGTCGCCGAGGACAAGGCCAATACCGCTGCCGCAGAAACACGTCGCTCGCTCGCCGCCGCGGACTTCGACTCCGGGGCCGCGCGGATCGCCGCCGGCTCGCCGGATGAGGCGCTGCCCTTCCTGCTCGCCTCCTTGGACAGCGATCCGAAGAACGTCGATGCCCAGGCTCTCTTGTTAGACACCCTGCGCCGGACCGCGTGGAACTTCCCGGAGATCGAGCTGAAGCATCCGCTGCCCGTGCGCATGCTGTCGTTTGGCAAGAACCGCAACACGCTCTTCGCCGCGACCGACTCCAGTTCCAGCGCCGAGGGCTTTAATACCACGCTGCGCTGGGATCTCGCCAAGCCGGCAATCTCCTCGATGCTGGCCCCTCATTGGGGCGAGATCACGCTAACCCTGTCGGCCTCTCCAGGCGGCAAGCACCTGATCGTCCAGCGCGACTACAAGCACCTCGGCGACGCCTTTCTCTGCAACGCGGAAACGATGCAGGTGATCGCCCGCCTGCCGGTCACCCGGGCTCGCACCATTCCCGCGACATGCTTCGCATGGTCCACCAATGGCGCCTTGCTCGCGTATCCGGCGAATCCGGCACCCGGTAGCCCGGCGGCCTCGAGTTTCGTCTGGCGGATCGTCGCTGCCGCCAGCGGCCAAACCTTGCGCGAGTCCGGTCCGCTGCCGCCGACCGCCGCCGCACCACTTTCCGCCCAGCTCGATGGCGTCCGGCTGCGCGCCATCGCCGCGGATGGCTCGCTCCTTGAGATGCCCATTCAGCCGAATGCCGCGGAGCGTCGTGGCAAGGTCGAGATCCCTTTCGACTTCGCGGTTTTCAGCCCCGATGGCGGCGATCTTCTCGCGGCCCTGCCACAGGAGGATCGCGAGGAGCCGCGCCACGAAATCATCGAGATTCGCGACGAAAACGGCCAGTTCGAGAGCAGCCTGCGCGATGTCACAGCGGACGATGGCTGGGCTTCCCCCACCGCGCTCGCCGAACGTTTTCCGTGGTCGAACTGGGCGTCGCCCTTCTGGGAGAAAATGTTCGGCCAGCCGGGCGGCACCGCGCCGCCGCTACGGGTCACGGGATCGCTGTTGGAGAGCACCGATGGCAACGCAACGCGCATGCCCATCCGCGCCGAGTCGCAGATCGAGTCGGTGGCGGCTTCCGGCAACCGGGTTGCCGTGGGGACGGCCTCCGGCATGCTGACGGTCCACGAGTTTCTGGAGCCACTGGGCCACCGGCTGCCGCCGGCGAAAGACCTCCCGGAAGATCTCCCGGAAAACGAAGGCGAAGCCGGATGGAAGACGGTCGCCGGAGACACTCGCGGCCAGATCCAGGTGCGCGGCCGGGACTGGCGGCTGAAAGCGAAGGAAGGCGACCGCATCACGCCCATCGAGAGGTATCCCGGCTGGATGTGGGTCTGCGACGCCGCGCTCCCCGCCGATAGCGCTTTCATCGTCCAAGCGGGCTACAGCGCGGGCTCCGGCGGCTATTCCTCCGCCGGCATGGTGGTGTCGGATGCCGCCACCGGCGAGATCCTCACGGACTTGGAACCGGTTTCGGAAATCCGCTCGGTGACTTTTCTCGGCGATCGCCATCGGGTGGCGGCGATGGGCGCGATGGAGGTGATCGTCGCGGACGTGGAGAAGAATGGCTTCCGCCAGGTGACTACCCTGCCGGTGGTGGACGCCCGCGCGATCTACTACATCGCCGGTCGCGAGCTGCTGGCGGTGGCGACGACTGGCTCGGTGAGCGTCTTCGACGCGCGCGATTTCTCGCCGGTGCTCACCTTGCCCTTCGCCCAAGCCGCCCATGGTACTGACTGGGAGCAAACCCGGCACGCCTGGGCCCATGATGCCACGAACGAGTGGCTCGCCTACCGCCGCGACCGCCAACTCGATGTCTGGTCGCTCCGCTCCGGCCGGCGGCTGGTGAGCAGCCTTCCTCTGCCGTCGGCGGACGTGGTTCCCGGCTTTGCGGAAAAGGACGGCATGACGGGGCTTGCGCTCTCCGGAACCGTCGAGGCCTTCGTGCCGCTCGCGCGCACGGGCGGACTGGAGGCCCCTCAGATCGCGGCCCTGCGCGGGCTCTCCGAATGTCTCGCCGGCATGCGCTTCGCCGAGGGCTCGCGCGCCCTCGCGGCGATCGATCCCCAGCGCCGCCACGAATTGGCAAAGGGGCTCGATGCCGGCGCCGCGGAGCCGCTGTTGCCGGGTGCCAAGGATCTGCTCGCAAGAATGGTCACCCTCGTGCCGCGCACCAGCGCTCCGGCGATCTGGGAGCCGGTCTGGGAGCGACTGGCGCTTGGCGGCGGAGAAAGCCAGCGCATCGCCCGCTGGGCTGCGGACCTTGGAAAGGATCATCCGTGGTTTCGCGGCTACATTCGCAATCTGATCGGGCGCTCCGACGAGCGCTTTTTCACCTACCTGCTCCGAGAAAAACCGGAGGGCCACGAGGAAGACGCCCAAGAACCCCTGCCTCATGATTACGATATCGGCCACTTGCACCGGCTGGCGGGCGATCCGGAGGCGACAGGCGATTTCAAGCAAACCGCGTGGCTCGTCCTCCGAACCGCTTCCGCCGGCAAGGACCTCACTGACGATGCGGCGCGCGAGGAGTTCCCCGACCTCGACTTCGAGGCACTGGCGAAGCTCGAGCCCGCCGCGCTGGAGGCGCTGCGCAAGGCGCTCGACGAGGGCGAGCAGAGCGATTGGCGGATCAAGCTGATCGACGAGCTCGGCAAGCGCCCCGCCGCCTTGGCGCGACTCGATGGCCGAGTTGCGGCCACACTGGCGGCATGGGAAGCCGACCAGACACCTGCCCGCGCGCTCGATCATGCCGAGGCGCTCGCCTTCCGCGGCGAGGTGGCGAAGGCCGCGGAATTCCTCGCCGGCAAGATCCCGGACGACACCGCGCTGACTCTGGAGCAGGCGCATTTCCTCATTTCCTCCCGCCTTGCCACGACCTGCCCGGTGGCGCTGGAGCGCGCGCTTGATGCGCTTGGCTCGCCATGGCTGCGCGCCGCGTGGGTCAGCTCGCCCGGCGAAAATCTGCCAGCCCGGGTGGAACGCACGATGACTGCGGTGGACGGCCAAGGTCGCGCCGCGATCTCCGCCCTGCACGCGGCCCTGCGCGCGAACGACCCCGACGCCATAGCGACCGCGCTCCGCCTGGCCAAGGACCTGCCGCGGCCGGTCCGCGACTACGCCACCGCCCGGACGCTGTGGGCTCTCGGGAAGAAAGCGGAGGTTTTCGCGCTCTGGCCCGACGACTTGCCCGACTTCCGCGAACTCGAAGAGGCGAGCGATTGGGGGGGCTGGGAAGCCGTCATGTATTGGGAAGAGACGGACAAGTTTCTCGACCAATTGAACCAGATGGCCGCCACGCTCAAGGCCCCCGAGGACGCCGCCATCGAAGATCTGCGCGCGCTCGGCGAGAGGCTTTTGGACAAGGAAGCCACTGCTACCTTCGGCGCGAAGCGCGTTCGCGAGGCGCTAGTGAGTTGCGCCCTCGGCTTGGCCGACGATGCCGGTTCGGCGGAACTCGTCACCAAGATGGTCGATCATGCCCGCCTCGCCGGAGCCTCGCATCCCGACTGCCTGCGCATCGAGGCCCGCTCCTTCATGGCGCAGGGCGACTTCACCTCGGCCTACGCCCGCTGGCTGCAGCTCATCGACAACGCCGAGAGCGGCCTCGTCGCGGCCGACTACGTGTATGCCGCGCGCTGCGTGCTGGAAGACATGCAGGATGCCGCAGCCATGGAACTCCTGAACTTGGGCAAGGAACGCTTTCCCACGGACGCCAGCTTCGCCGCGGATGCCGCCTGGCTGCTGCTGACCACCGAGCATCCGGAGGAAGCGGGCGTGATGCTGGAGCACGGCTTCACGATCCCTTACCCGGAAGATCAGAAGCAAACGGCCACCGCCATGCTGCTCTGCGCCGCGGAGCAGACCGAGCGCACCGACCGCGCTGACCAAGCCTACCAAGAGCTGCTCGCGCTCAGCCCGGAGTGGGGCGACGAGAAAAGCCTCGAAACGCTCGAATGGCCCGAGGCCCTCAAGCAAACCCTGCTGGCCGTGGCGAAGCGGAATCGCGGTGAGGCTCCGCGAGCGAAAGAGGTAGAAGAGGAGTGA
- the tnpA gene encoding IS200/IS605 family transposase has protein sequence MPSTHLALHIHVVFSTKDRQPLIHANWRDRLHAYLGGVAKQLEVVPEAIGGVADHVHLLLGIPATVALAPVVRGIKAVSSRWVHEEIGLTKFSWQEGYGAVSVSLPTADG, from the coding sequence ATGCCCTCCACTCACCTCGCGCTGCACATCCACGTGGTTTTCAGCACCAAAGACCGGCAGCCGCTCATTCATGCAAACTGGCGGGATCGCCTGCACGCCTACCTTGGAGGCGTGGCAAAACAGCTCGAAGTTGTACCGGAAGCGATCGGCGGCGTGGCGGATCACGTCCATCTCCTTTTGGGCATTCCTGCCACGGTGGCGTTAGCACCGGTGGTCCGCGGAATCAAGGCAGTCTCATCCCGGTGGGTTCACGAGGAGATCGGGCTGACCAAGTTCTCGTGGCAAGAAGGATACGGCGCGGTTTCGGTGAGCCTTCCCACTGCGGACGGGTGA
- a CDS encoding LamG-like jellyroll fold domain-containing protein codes for MSLKALVRAGRSLFATSLVRAAASLLALGSASAQPGLDAPEAIGAYLNGNFPAVEPSSTGEWTVQETYTGININLPMHLTPYPGTSKLLCVAKEGRIFLFEDNPAATTTETFLDLRSQTFVANPVSDCGMTWLVFHPQFGVPGNPNRGYVYITYKWAPAGGDGHVSYWRLSRFTVPDGSQAANPASELVLIQQYDRQEFHDSGCMMFGPDGYLYVAIGDEGGANDQFNVGQKINERLFSGILRLDVDNKPGNQPVTTRRQVQQIAMPSGWPNSFTTGYSIPADNPFVTPGKDYLEEFYAIGLRQPYRFSYDESSNTTWIGESGQDTSEELSILAPGANYGWPFREGSVAGPKAQPATIHGTLTAPVWDVLHAAGPDGCQVGGFVYRGAAHPDLVGKFLTVDNMSGRIRSFTKAGNVATATHLTDMPSGSVYSGTSTIGQDHAGEPVFIKINGTGARGRFMKLALVAPQATNPVWYRFEDQHASNSSGYLSDNPLNATVDAIDNGIAMLANDNGSTSANVRFTASNGLTPAGTASNAAGVRIVGTADANGYPGNAKGDLYTADKLGRLDDFTIELSFNPAAGSISTGFQCLLGLDGTTGVVPEGGETGPPIQPFRLMRWGRTDDNVPPLDNPGVPLENGDLFLNVRTLNPATQQWRSLAVHILDRTLFTADRWYHLAIVGNVSAGTLTVHSYENGSYVQRGQANGYVGNLQPGIWAVGRGMYNSAFADWVTDTNFDEIRIANAALPPSQFLYATQPWQPVVVVANPPSLLSETGAFSDLATLTPSPGVFPYSVNAPLWSDAAAKKRWIALPNNGTHDTPQEKIGFDPEGPWSFPPGTVFIKHFELPTDETNPSVLKRLETRFIVIPATGEPYGMTYKWRADGSEADLLPGGLSEDITITEAGGGTHVQTWDYPSPTDCRVCHNSNAGHVLGLKTWQLNGDLTYDRTGRTANQLETLADIGWFDSNYRPEHLSWFLKSRHIDDDTASLEVRVRSYLDSNCSQCHRPDGVRALFDARFTTPLVDQNLIRGALVEPADERIIMPGDLDHSMLRIRHGTTGPLKMPPLAKRVVDEKAAQVIADWILSLPSAPGVELTAPAIAGGAFTVAVHFSEAVTGLTADDFAVTGGSATGLTGSDADYVLSITPHASEDVAVHLPAGKAQAGEHGNYPSATHTVIFRDPALVAWLKLDESAGTSATDSSQEENHGTLVAMEPADRIAGKIGGALHFDSTDERITMGNVAPNDFTVSFWMRTTRAFPVTANPPAGLAIIHADSGGPTNDFLIAGTRENGISRISFQTGNALGTPNQILHATSPVDTGAWVHVACTRVKSSGEMKIYINGVLEATRSGSVDTLNANGVLCIGATPGNAGTSYEGDLDQIRIHDRALTAAEILDLSGESDALPPYEQWLADRLPGLSHLHGPDLDLENDGTSNFGEFAFGGDPLVANVFPIPLDRAGDGSVTLSYRARQAPAGATYQVQVGNNLTGWADANPDVTDVTRTPIPGTGYETVTVTYLPPADEEKLFFRIEALPE; via the coding sequence ATGTCCCTCAAAGCCCTCGTCCGGGCAGGTCGGTCCCTGTTCGCGACGTCCCTTGTTCGTGCCGCCGCGAGCCTGCTCGCGCTTGGAAGCGCGTCCGCCCAGCCCGGGCTCGACGCTCCGGAGGCCATTGGCGCGTATTTGAATGGCAATTTCCCCGCCGTGGAGCCGAGTTCCACCGGCGAGTGGACGGTCCAGGAGACCTACACCGGCATCAATATCAACCTGCCGATGCACCTGACCCCGTATCCGGGGACGAGCAAGCTGCTGTGCGTCGCCAAGGAAGGGCGGATCTTCTTGTTCGAGGACAATCCGGCGGCGACCACGACCGAGACATTCCTCGACCTGCGTTCGCAGACCTTTGTGGCCAATCCGGTCAGCGACTGCGGGATGACCTGGCTGGTGTTTCACCCGCAGTTCGGGGTCCCAGGCAATCCGAACCGCGGCTACGTTTACATCACCTACAAGTGGGCTCCGGCCGGCGGCGATGGCCACGTCTCCTACTGGCGGCTGTCCCGCTTCACCGTGCCGGATGGCAGCCAGGCGGCGAATCCAGCCAGCGAGCTGGTCCTCATCCAGCAGTACGACCGCCAGGAGTTCCACGACAGCGGCTGCATGATGTTCGGACCGGACGGCTACCTCTACGTCGCCATCGGCGATGAAGGCGGCGCGAACGACCAGTTCAATGTGGGCCAGAAGATCAACGAGCGGCTCTTCTCCGGCATCCTGCGCCTCGACGTGGACAACAAGCCGGGCAATCAGCCGGTCACCACGCGTCGCCAGGTGCAGCAGATCGCGATGCCTTCCGGATGGCCGAACAGTTTCACCACGGGCTACTCGATCCCTGCCGACAATCCCTTTGTTACTCCGGGAAAGGATTACCTTGAGGAGTTCTACGCGATCGGCCTGCGCCAGCCATACCGGTTCTCCTACGACGAATCTAGTAATACGACGTGGATCGGCGAAAGCGGACAAGACACCAGCGAGGAGCTGAGCATCCTCGCCCCGGGTGCCAACTACGGCTGGCCCTTCCGCGAGGGCAGCGTCGCCGGGCCGAAGGCACAGCCCGCGACGATTCACGGCACGCTGACCGCGCCGGTGTGGGACGTCCTGCACGCGGCCGGTCCGGACGGCTGCCAGGTCGGCGGCTTCGTTTACCGCGGCGCGGCGCATCCGGATCTGGTCGGGAAATTCCTCACGGTGGACAACATGAGCGGCCGCATCCGCAGTTTCACGAAGGCCGGCAATGTCGCCACCGCGACCCACCTGACCGACATGCCCAGCGGCAGCGTGTACAGCGGCACCTCGACCATCGGCCAGGACCACGCCGGCGAGCCGGTCTTCATCAAGATCAACGGCACCGGTGCCCGCGGCCGCTTCATGAAGCTCGCGCTGGTCGCACCGCAGGCGACGAATCCCGTCTGGTACCGCTTCGAAGACCAGCACGCGTCCAACAGCTCCGGCTATCTTTCCGACAATCCCCTCAATGCCACCGTCGATGCCATCGACAACGGCATCGCCATGCTCGCCAATGACAACGGCAGCACCAGCGCCAACGTCCGGTTTACCGCCTCGAACGGACTCACACCAGCCGGCACGGCTTCGAATGCCGCCGGCGTCCGGATCGTCGGCACGGCCGACGCCAACGGCTACCCCGGGAACGCCAAGGGCGATCTCTACACGGCGGACAAGCTCGGGCGGCTCGACGACTTCACCATCGAGCTGAGCTTCAATCCCGCTGCCGGATCGATCTCCACTGGCTTCCAGTGCCTCCTCGGGCTCGACGGCACTACCGGCGTCGTCCCGGAAGGCGGTGAAACCGGGCCACCCATCCAGCCCTTCCGCCTGATGCGCTGGGGCCGCACCGACGACAATGTCCCGCCGCTCGACAACCCCGGCGTGCCCCTTGAGAACGGCGACCTTTTCCTCAACGTCCGCACCCTCAATCCCGCCACCCAGCAGTGGCGATCGCTCGCGGTCCACATCCTCGACCGGACCCTATTCACCGCCGACCGTTGGTATCACCTCGCCATCGTCGGCAATGTTTCCGCCGGCACGCTGACCGTCCATTCGTATGAAAACGGCAGCTACGTCCAACGCGGCCAAGCCAACGGCTACGTCGGCAATCTCCAGCCCGGGATCTGGGCAGTCGGCCGCGGCATGTACAACTCCGCCTTCGCCGACTGGGTCACCGATACCAACTTCGACGAGATCCGCATCGCCAACGCCGCGCTCCCGCCGAGCCAGTTCCTCTACGCCACCCAGCCATGGCAGCCGGTGGTGGTCGTCGCCAATCCGCCCTCTCTGCTTTCGGAAACCGGCGCCTTCTCCGACCTCGCGACTCTCACGCCCTCTCCAGGCGTTTTCCCGTATTCGGTGAATGCCCCGCTTTGGTCGGACGCCGCAGCGAAGAAGCGCTGGATCGCGCTGCCTAACAACGGCACCCACGACACGCCGCAGGAAAAGATCGGCTTCGATCCGGAAGGCCCGTGGTCGTTCCCACCGGGCACCGTTTTCATCAAGCACTTCGAGCTGCCCACCGACGAAACCAACCCGTCCGTGCTCAAGCGGCTGGAGACCCGCTTCATCGTGATTCCTGCGACGGGCGAGCCATACGGCATGACCTACAAGTGGCGGGCCGATGGCAGCGAGGCCGACCTGCTGCCCGGCGGCCTTAGTGAAGACATCACCATCACCGAGGCCGGCGGCGGCACCCACGTCCAGACGTGGGACTACCCCAGCCCCACCGACTGCCGCGTCTGCCACAATTCCAATGCCGGCCACGTGCTCGGCCTCAAGACATGGCAGCTCAATGGCGACCTCACTTACGATCGCACCGGACGCACCGCCAACCAGCTTGAGACGCTGGCGGACATCGGCTGGTTCGATTCGAACTACCGGCCGGAGCACCTGTCGTGGTTCTTGAAAAGCCGCCACATCGACGACGACACCGCCTCGCTCGAAGTACGAGTCCGCTCGTACTTGGACTCGAATTGCTCGCAGTGCCACCGGCCGGATGGCGTGCGCGCACTCTTCGATGCTCGCTTCACCACGCCGCTCGTCGATCAAAACCTGATCCGCGGCGCGCTGGTCGAGCCCGCGGACGAGCGGATCATCATGCCCGGCGATCTAGATCACTCCATGCTCAGGATCCGCCACGGCACCACCGGCCCGCTGAAGATGCCGCCGCTGGCGAAACGCGTGGTCGATGAAAAGGCAGCTCAAGTCATCGCCGATTGGATTCTCTCCCTGCCATCCGCGCCGGGCGTGGAGCTCACCGCTCCCGCCATCGCGGGAGGCGCATTCACGGTAGCGGTGCATTTCTCCGAAGCTGTCACCGGTCTCACCGCCGATGATTTCGCGGTCACCGGCGGCAGCGCCACCGGGCTGACCGGCAGTGACGCGGACTACGTCCTGTCCATCACGCCACACGCCTCGGAGGACGTTGCCGTCCATCTGCCTGCCGGCAAAGCGCAGGCGGGAGAACACGGCAACTACCCCTCGGCCACGCATACCGTGATCTTCCGCGACCCCGCTTTGGTCGCGTGGCTGAAGCTGGATGAAAGCGCCGGGACTTCCGCCACCGACAGCTCGCAGGAGGAAAACCACGGCACCCTGGTCGCGATGGAGCCGGCCGACCGCATCGCCGGGAAAATCGGTGGCGCGCTGCATTTCGATAGCACTGACGAGCGCATCACGATGGGCAACGTCGCGCCCAATGACTTCACCGTTAGCTTCTGGATGCGCACCACCCGCGCTTTCCCGGTCACGGCCAATCCACCGGCCGGTCTGGCCATCATCCACGCCGACAGCGGCGGACCCACCAATGACTTCCTGATTGCCGGCACCCGCGAAAACGGCATCAGCCGCATCTCATTCCAGACCGGCAATGCGCTCGGCACGCCAAACCAGATCCTCCACGCCACCAGTCCGGTGGATACCGGCGCTTGGGTCCACGTTGCCTGCACCCGCGTGAAGTCGAGCGGCGAGATGAAGATCTACATCAACGGCGTCCTTGAAGCGACCCGCAGCGGCAGCGTCGACACGCTCAATGCCAATGGCGTCCTTTGCATCGGTGCCACCCCGGGCAACGCCGGCACCAGCTACGAAGGCGATCTCGATCAAATCCGCATCCATGATCGCGCGTTGACCGCTGCGGAAATCCTCGACCTGTCCGGGGAAAGCGATGCCCTGCCCCCCTACGAGCAATGGCTGGCCGATCGCTTGCCCGGATTATCGCATCTTCACGGTCCCGATCTGGACCTGGAGAACGATGGCACCAGCAACTTCGGCGAGTTCGCCTTCGGCGGCGATCCGCTGGTGGCGAATGTCTTCCCGATCCCGCTCGATCGCGCCGGAGACGGTAGCGTGACGCTCAGCTACAGGGCCCGCCAGGCACCGGCCGGCGCGACCTATCAGGTGCAGGTCGGCAACAACCTGACCGGCTGGGCCGATGCCAATCCCGACGTCACGGATGTGACCCGCACGCCGATCCCCGGCACCGGTTACGAAACGGTGACCGTCACCTATCTTCCGCCGGCCGACGAAGAGAAGCTGTTCTTCCGCATCGAGGCCTTGCCGGAGTAG